Proteins encoded together in one Lysinibacter cavernae window:
- a CDS encoding GntR family transcriptional regulator, translated as MSTNLVSGDEPSRRVTPSKTVLRAQNTILEMIQRGIFPPGAKLPGERDLAETVGVSRGVLRKALALLEESGHLDSSAWRGWFVHTDHVSEPKSLRSFTELAQAKGLRATAEVVSKVVRPSTMLEAEALAISPAAPVIHTTRIRGFDSTPICVDVSIIPESRAPELAEADLTDASLYRSLEQLSGVRVVRSDYAVHAEAVTRDVAAQLNLDEGDPVLIGEETAFDLADRPVILGRVTYRGDAYRFEASLFREA; from the coding sequence ATGTCGACGAATCTTGTGAGCGGAGATGAACCCTCGCGGAGGGTGACTCCAAGTAAGACCGTCCTTCGCGCCCAAAACACGATCCTTGAGATGATTCAGCGCGGCATTTTTCCGCCAGGAGCAAAGCTCCCCGGGGAGCGTGATCTCGCGGAGACGGTTGGCGTGAGCCGAGGCGTGCTGCGCAAGGCACTCGCACTGCTTGAAGAATCAGGGCACCTCGATAGCTCGGCCTGGCGTGGCTGGTTTGTGCACACCGATCACGTCTCAGAGCCAAAATCCCTGCGCAGCTTCACCGAACTTGCGCAGGCCAAAGGGCTGCGGGCAACGGCGGAGGTCGTGAGCAAGGTTGTCCGCCCAAGCACCATGCTTGAGGCGGAGGCCTTGGCGATCTCCCCAGCGGCGCCGGTCATTCATACGACGCGCATCCGAGGGTTTGACTCAACACCGATCTGCGTTGACGTTTCGATCATCCCCGAGTCGCGGGCGCCAGAGTTGGCGGAGGCCGACCTCACCGACGCGTCGCTGTATCGCTCACTTGAGCAGCTCAGCGGCGTGCGAGTCGTGCGAAGCGACTACGCAGTGCACGCAGAGGCCGTGACGCGCGACGTGGCTGCACAGCTCAATCTTGATGAGGGAGACCCGGTGCTCATCGGCGAGGAGACCGCGTTTGATCTCGCCGACCGACCGGTCATCCTCGGTCGAGTCACCTACAGGGGCGATGCATATCGCTTCGAAGCATCACTCTTCAGGGAGGCCTAG
- a CDS encoding ABC transporter substrate-binding protein: MSSHISADRFRVSRTTGKKLGAGALGVVLATSLAACSAPGASSGGSDTSTFTKITAPVTADEVSKLGDITLNVWADQGEEDTLKLLEPLYEKEFSNVDVKIQYKSYEDLTQTVVNAMNSDSAPDVTQGNQGYATDGTLVKAGLIRPLDDVAEVYGYADAVGDAISQLQWSDDGKVFGSGTTYGMSPDNQMVGVFYNKKILSGLGITPPTTFTEFEAALAAVKASGEQPITFGNADKTTAMQAFSVVQGAMTPASDTVAWITGQKGSDFNNDTNAAALDTWTKWVSDGYLSPGYDGTSPDDAANAFAAGTGAFYIGGNWHAGTISDSDTFGFVAAPVGESGTTASSGSFGLPWHIGSKSKNEKAAIAFVAMINSADFAQNLADVNRVPVQTKNVTAPTPLFSDLTVASDEQLSNNGSLYWYDWATDTMYDTFTSGLQEVMAGRTSSPDFLTTVQKNWTTFQDKR, translated from the coding sequence ATGAGTTCACATATCAGCGCCGATAGGTTTCGGGTATCACGCACGACAGGCAAGAAGCTCGGCGCCGGCGCGCTTGGCGTCGTGCTTGCCACGTCTCTCGCGGCATGCTCAGCCCCAGGAGCCTCATCCGGCGGCTCCGACACGAGCACGTTCACCAAGATCACGGCCCCGGTCACCGCAGACGAGGTCTCGAAGCTTGGCGACATCACCCTCAACGTCTGGGCCGACCAGGGCGAAGAAGACACCCTCAAGCTCCTCGAACCGCTCTACGAAAAAGAATTCTCAAACGTCGACGTCAAGATTCAGTACAAGAGCTACGAAGATTTGACCCAGACCGTTGTCAACGCGATGAACAGCGATTCGGCCCCCGACGTCACACAGGGCAACCAGGGCTATGCAACCGACGGAACGCTCGTCAAGGCAGGGCTCATCCGCCCGCTCGACGACGTTGCCGAGGTCTATGGATACGCGGATGCCGTTGGAGACGCAATCTCGCAGCTCCAGTGGTCTGACGACGGCAAGGTCTTCGGAAGCGGCACGACGTATGGCATGTCGCCGGACAACCAGATGGTTGGTGTGTTCTACAACAAGAAGATCCTCTCTGGACTCGGCATCACTCCCCCAACCACGTTTACCGAGTTTGAGGCCGCGCTTGCTGCGGTCAAGGCATCCGGCGAGCAGCCCATCACGTTTGGCAACGCAGACAAGACCACCGCGATGCAGGCCTTCTCTGTTGTCCAGGGAGCGATGACCCCTGCAAGCGACACCGTGGCCTGGATCACCGGGCAGAAGGGCTCTGACTTCAACAACGACACCAACGCCGCTGCCCTCGATACCTGGACGAAGTGGGTCAGCGACGGCTACCTGAGCCCAGGCTACGACGGCACAAGCCCCGACGACGCGGCCAACGCGTTTGCGGCAGGTACCGGAGCGTTTTACATCGGCGGCAACTGGCACGCCGGCACCATTTCCGACAGCGACACGTTTGGCTTTGTCGCGGCGCCGGTTGGCGAGTCTGGAACGACGGCATCCTCTGGCTCATTTGGGCTGCCATGGCACATCGGCAGCAAGTCGAAAAATGAAAAAGCCGCCATCGCGTTTGTCGCGATGATCAACTCAGCAGACTTCGCTCAGAACCTCGCCGATGTGAACCGAGTGCCGGTTCAGACCAAAAATGTGACGGCCCCAACGCCGCTGTTCAGCGACCTCACCGTCGCGTCAGACGAGCAGCTGAGCAATAACGGGTCCCTCTACTGGTACGACTGGGCAACCGACACCATGTACGACACCTTCACGTCAGGCCTCCAAGAGGTCATGGCAGGACGCACGTCAAGCCCCGACTTCCTCACGACCGTTCAGAAGAACTGGACGACCTTCCAGGACAAGCGGTAA
- a CDS encoding MarR family winged helix-turn-helix transcriptional regulator, with protein MGIADTAVEVRAQGWRTLAALHGLIESQLEQALQQAAGLSVVEFTVLDALSRQDGWHMRMQQLARATALSASATTRLVTRLEDRGLLTRILCQDDRRGIYTELTRDGEALLQSARPAQDAALHAALEQAREVPELEGLVDALPELVVPARAAG; from the coding sequence ATGGGAATCGCCGATACCGCCGTTGAGGTTCGCGCCCAAGGCTGGCGCACGCTCGCAGCCCTGCACGGGCTTATTGAGTCGCAGCTTGAGCAGGCGCTCCAGCAAGCGGCGGGCCTTTCTGTTGTCGAATTCACGGTGCTTGACGCGCTCAGTCGGCAAGACGGCTGGCATATGCGTATGCAGCAACTCGCGCGGGCAACGGCACTCAGCGCAAGCGCGACCACCCGTCTGGTCACGCGTCTCGAAGACCGCGGGTTGCTCACGCGCATCCTTTGCCAGGATGATCGAAGGGGAATCTATACCGAGCTCACGCGCGACGGCGAAGCGCTGCTGCAGTCGGCGCGGCCGGCTCAGGACGCTGCACTGCACGCGGCGCTGGAGCAGGCGCGCGAGGTGCCAGAGCTCGAGGGGCTCGTGGATGCGCTGCCAGAGTTAGTCGTTCCGGCACGCGCCGCAGGGTAG
- a CDS encoding LysR family transcriptional regulator: MERSSLLSDLPLRELECFVVLSECLHFGQAAQVLGVSQGRVSQMIKRLEVRVGASLFRRTSRRVELSEIGMGLAADIGPSFEQLRSGFGAARAAALSPERPLRIGFQCAVYESVARAVTALPDGATQLIELPWSDPFGEVKRETVDIALVLAPNREPGLRQLLEFSSQPQLVGLSASHPLASESRMTLTQLGTLQLVGPDDAAPAYWRAVNAPLIGEDGHQLNYSLCARTLPEALSLVATQQAAVLLCMASAKYLPRPDVVYLPVVGLPDTSLIAVTQQTNRHPLVEEFALQLSLAV, encoded by the coding sequence ATGGAGCGGTCGTCTCTCTTATCGGATTTGCCGTTACGAGAATTGGAATGTTTTGTTGTCCTGAGTGAGTGCCTGCACTTTGGGCAGGCTGCTCAGGTCCTTGGCGTGTCGCAGGGCCGAGTGTCACAGATGATCAAGCGACTCGAAGTTCGAGTCGGTGCGAGTCTCTTTCGGCGCACAAGTCGTCGGGTTGAGCTCAGCGAAATCGGCATGGGCCTCGCCGCGGATATCGGGCCTTCGTTTGAACAGCTCCGATCCGGCTTCGGCGCGGCGCGGGCTGCTGCACTGTCGCCCGAGCGTCCACTTCGCATTGGCTTCCAGTGCGCGGTGTACGAGTCGGTCGCACGAGCGGTGACCGCGTTGCCAGACGGTGCGACGCAGCTTATCGAATTACCGTGGTCAGATCCGTTTGGCGAGGTGAAGCGGGAGACGGTTGACATTGCTCTTGTCCTTGCCCCAAACCGCGAACCTGGACTGCGTCAGCTGCTTGAGTTCTCTTCGCAACCTCAGCTTGTGGGGCTGTCAGCGTCGCACCCGCTCGCGAGTGAGTCACGAATGACGCTGACGCAGCTTGGTACCCTGCAATTGGTTGGGCCTGATGATGCTGCACCAGCGTATTGGCGAGCCGTGAACGCCCCGCTGATCGGTGAGGATGGGCATCAACTGAACTATTCATTGTGTGCTCGAACGTTGCCTGAAGCGCTGTCGCTGGTCGCGACACAGCAGGCCGCTGTGCTCCTCTGCATGGCCAGCGCGAAGTACTTGCCCAGACCAGACGTTGTCTATCTCCCGGTTGTTGGCTTGCCTGATACGTCGCTGATCGCGGTGACTCAGCAAACCAATAGGCACCCCTTAGTGGAAGAATTTGCCCTCCAGTTGAGTCTCGCTGTCTGA
- a CDS encoding TetR/AcrR family transcriptional regulator — MGRNPKYSTNEILDAARTLIARGGVGAATVVAIAAELGAPSGSIYHRFPSRDLIIAQLWIRTVQRFQAGYVRALRNPDRMRARSSAVRYVLQWSAENPSDAGILLSQSRTQLLATWPNELGSELVTLNDEVAAAMSEFVKDWFGSATPEAVGRARFALIELPYAAVRAHLTDGEALNGWAIDAVVAASAAILKTEG, encoded by the coding sequence ATGGGCCGAAATCCAAAGTACTCAACCAACGAGATTCTGGATGCCGCGCGAACGCTTATCGCCCGCGGCGGTGTCGGCGCTGCAACGGTTGTTGCCATTGCTGCGGAACTCGGGGCACCATCGGGCTCGATCTACCACCGATTTCCTTCGCGCGACCTCATCATTGCGCAGCTCTGGATTCGCACCGTTCAGCGGTTTCAGGCCGGCTACGTACGAGCCCTCCGCAATCCGGATCGGATGCGAGCGAGATCGAGCGCGGTCCGGTACGTCCTGCAGTGGTCGGCTGAAAACCCGAGCGATGCTGGCATCCTGTTGTCGCAAAGCCGGACGCAATTATTGGCAACGTGGCCGAACGAACTGGGAAGCGAGCTTGTGACGCTCAACGACGAAGTAGCGGCCGCGATGAGCGAGTTTGTGAAGGACTGGTTCGGCAGCGCCACCCCCGAGGCGGTAGGACGAGCCAGGTTCGCGCTGATCGAGCTGCCGTATGCCGCGGTTCGGGCCCACCTGACAGATGGTGAGGCGCTCAACGGCTGGGCAATTGACGCGGTTGTTGCGGCAAGCGCGGCAATTCTGAAGACAGAGGGATGA
- a CDS encoding ROK family protein yields MTAADHHVALGIDVGGTKTLIGLVDAGGTVLAQREWPTRDAERSVSDVDHLGNMVEQSVHELGQEGSPYANLTIVAVGAGFPEYVDAAGQLTSSEVISWQQQPAAVLTEVAERALGSAAAQVPVRVESDVRAGAIGEVLFGAARDASSFVYVSLGTGLSSAIGVNGVVLPGHRGEAIALGEWPVSGADIDLLGATNLEQYASGAGLSARFALLTGEQVETREIASRALLLPGTEHDFLSDAGRVLARALDSIVSFIDPERIILGGGLGTAEGVLADALDAEYAALLARRPGSPALVRAQNGPLSGLLGAAATGWAAVQQKTTPGN; encoded by the coding sequence ATGACCGCTGCAGACCATCACGTGGCACTTGGCATCGACGTTGGCGGAACCAAAACGCTTATCGGGCTCGTGGACGCCGGTGGCACGGTACTCGCCCAGCGAGAATGGCCGACGAGGGATGCCGAACGCTCGGTATCCGACGTTGACCACCTTGGCAACATGGTTGAACAGTCAGTACACGAGCTCGGGCAAGAGGGTTCGCCCTATGCAAACCTCACGATTGTGGCCGTCGGAGCTGGGTTCCCCGAATACGTTGACGCCGCAGGTCAACTCACCTCCAGCGAGGTGATCTCGTGGCAGCAGCAGCCAGCCGCGGTGCTTACCGAGGTCGCGGAGCGGGCCCTTGGCAGTGCCGCTGCCCAGGTTCCCGTCCGAGTCGAATCCGATGTTCGTGCTGGGGCAATAGGCGAAGTCCTCTTTGGCGCCGCACGCGACGCCTCCTCGTTTGTCTATGTCTCACTTGGCACCGGGCTCTCGAGCGCCATCGGCGTTAACGGCGTTGTTCTGCCAGGACATCGCGGCGAGGCAATCGCACTCGGCGAGTGGCCGGTTTCTGGCGCCGATATCGATCTTCTCGGGGCGACAAACCTCGAACAATATGCCTCGGGCGCAGGGCTGAGCGCACGGTTTGCGCTGCTCACCGGAGAACAGGTCGAGACGCGCGAAATCGCGTCACGCGCACTGCTCTTGCCAGGAACCGAGCACGATTTTTTGAGCGATGCCGGCCGGGTCTTGGCGAGAGCCCTCGACTCGATTGTGAGCTTTATCGACCCTGAACGCATCATACTCGGCGGCGGCTTAGGCACGGCCGAGGGTGTGCTCGCGGATGCGTTGGATGCTGAGTATGCGGCGCTCCTGGCCCGCAGGCCAGGCTCCCCCGCACTCGTGCGCGCGCAGAACGGACCACTCTCTGGGCTGCTTGGGGCTGCGGCTACCGGCTGGGCTGCCGTTCAGCAGAAGACAACGCCCGGCAACTGA
- a CDS encoding TIM barrel protein, whose product MNRLDPTQPRPRIANAPVSYGVFGHVSGDDDSMSPAGVLRTMREAGYQGSELGPPGFFGTPEQARDVFAETGLAVAGAYIPLHTIGPDDVLSLDIKRMHTTLDELVATGATGPAIFADEGSDELLSNPVHRRSLALSDEQWTTSARIIQDAANLARDRGLDVSFHPHVSTYVEQPWEIERLLELTDVSLTFDVGHIVFAGGDAIAHLDAWWERINHIHVKDGSLAVLRQAVESGRTDFDDWWANLCTPFGDGDINLDAFLADVLRRNYTGWLVVEQDRAPARVDEYPSVARDQARNFDWLNTRVNAS is encoded by the coding sequence ATGAACAGGCTCGACCCCACCCAGCCAAGGCCGCGAATCGCCAACGCTCCCGTCTCGTACGGCGTGTTTGGACATGTCTCGGGCGACGACGACTCCATGTCACCGGCCGGCGTCCTCCGAACCATGCGCGAGGCCGGCTACCAGGGCAGCGAGCTTGGCCCTCCCGGATTCTTTGGGACGCCTGAGCAGGCTCGGGATGTGTTTGCCGAGACCGGCCTCGCCGTAGCTGGCGCCTATATCCCGCTGCACACCATCGGGCCGGATGACGTGCTCAGCCTCGACATCAAACGCATGCACACGACCCTCGACGAGCTTGTGGCCACTGGCGCAACCGGCCCCGCGATCTTCGCGGACGAGGGCAGCGACGAACTGCTCAGCAATCCGGTTCACCGCCGCTCCCTCGCGCTGAGCGACGAGCAGTGGACCACGTCAGCCCGGATCATCCAGGACGCAGCGAACCTTGCCCGCGACCGCGGCCTCGACGTCTCATTCCACCCGCACGTGTCAACCTACGTCGAACAGCCGTGGGAGATCGAGCGCCTGCTTGAGCTCACGGATGTTTCGCTCACCTTTGACGTTGGGCATATCGTGTTTGCCGGCGGCGATGCCATCGCGCACCTCGATGCCTGGTGGGAGCGCATCAACCATATCCACGTCAAGGATGGGAGCCTAGCTGTGCTGCGCCAGGCCGTTGAGTCAGGGCGCACCGACTTCGACGACTGGTGGGCCAACCTGTGCACGCCATTTGGCGACGGCGATATCAACCTCGATGCGTTCCTCGCCGATGTGCTCCGCCGCAACTACACCGGCTGGCTCGTTGTTGAGCAGGATCGCGCGCCGGCACGGGTCGACGAGTACCCGAGCGTCGCACGAGATCAGGCCCGTAACTTCGACTGGCTCAACACGCGCGTCAACGCGTCCTAG
- a CDS encoding carbohydrate ABC transporter permease: MSATSHASRARTRRNGGESASPVRRRPRLDNVAYLYLIPAFAFYGIFMLRPIAESIWISFFDWDGITESVWTGWDNYAAVINNPLIWEALLHSLVFIVFYALLPSVLALIFVAVISRIRVYGLTFFRAVLFIPYVLSTVVVAVAWRWIYDINGPLNNFLDAIGLGFLTRAWIGDFTTALPSVGLIGTWIMFGLGFVLFMAGAQKIPFDLYEAARLDGAGAVREFFAVTLPGLRGEISVALVLMITAALRNFDIVWNTTSGGPGTSTTVPSYYVYQGAFMTRDVGGASALAVLLTIIILAAVGLTMYLLKEKEPRQRTQLRRRARKEGSA, translated from the coding sequence ATGAGCGCAACATCACACGCATCACGCGCGCGAACCCGTCGGAACGGCGGTGAATCGGCTAGCCCGGTTCGCCGCCGCCCGCGGCTCGATAACGTCGCATATCTGTATCTCATCCCGGCGTTTGCCTTCTACGGGATTTTCATGCTCCGCCCGATTGCCGAATCGATCTGGATTTCGTTCTTCGATTGGGACGGCATCACCGAGTCGGTTTGGACAGGCTGGGACAATTACGCGGCAGTTATCAACAACCCCCTTATCTGGGAAGCCCTACTGCACTCGCTGGTGTTTATCGTGTTTTACGCGCTGCTCCCCAGCGTCCTTGCGCTCATCTTTGTTGCGGTTATCTCGCGGATTCGCGTCTACGGGCTCACGTTCTTTCGCGCGGTGCTCTTCATCCCCTACGTGCTCTCAACCGTTGTGGTTGCCGTCGCCTGGCGCTGGATTTATGACATCAATGGCCCGCTCAACAACTTCCTCGACGCGATCGGCCTCGGATTCCTGACCAGGGCATGGATCGGCGACTTCACGACGGCCCTCCCCTCCGTTGGCCTCATCGGCACCTGGATCATGTTTGGGCTCGGCTTTGTCCTGTTCATGGCCGGCGCGCAGAAGATTCCGTTTGACCTCTATGAGGCGGCGCGGCTCGATGGAGCCGGCGCGGTCCGCGAGTTCTTTGCGGTCACGCTGCCTGGGCTCCGTGGCGAGATCAGTGTTGCGCTGGTGCTCATGATCACGGCAGCGCTTCGCAACTTTGACATCGTCTGGAATACAACCTCCGGTGGGCCTGGCACCTCAACAACGGTGCCGTCGTACTACGTCTATCAGGGTGCATTCATGACCCGCGATGTTGGCGGGGCATCAGCACTCGCCGTGCTGCTCACCATCATCATCCTGGCCGCCGTTGGCCTCACGATGTACCTGCTCAAAGAAAAAGAACCACGACAACGCACACAGCTCCGCCGCCGCGCACGAAAGGAGGGCTCAGCATGA
- a CDS encoding carbohydrate ABC transporter permease yields the protein MKQKRSEQIIGHVILIVGALLALYPFVSILLLSLTPSAKGGATAATSVTFENYLTAWTRGSFDSALISSAIVALAVVVGAGAVSILGGYALATMKFRGKWLLAGILIVGLVVPYEGLIIPLYYQLEGMGLLNTYWALILPQIATSISLGVFWMRTFFMSVPASLLEAARVDGASRFGALMKIYLPIAWPAVGTLSVLIFLFTWNEFLMPLVLVSQNPDVQTAPLSLSFFAGSQRTTDPAVTAAAAVIVALPILIVYVFLQRRFISGIVAGAVKE from the coding sequence ATGAAACAGAAACGTTCCGAGCAAATCATCGGCCACGTCATCCTTATCGTCGGGGCACTCCTCGCGCTGTATCCCTTTGTCTCAATCTTGCTCCTGTCGCTCACTCCCTCGGCGAAGGGCGGGGCAACAGCTGCTACCAGCGTGACCTTCGAGAACTACCTCACGGCGTGGACGCGCGGCAGCTTTGACAGCGCCCTCATCTCGTCGGCAATCGTTGCGCTCGCCGTTGTTGTTGGCGCCGGAGCGGTCTCGATTCTTGGCGGCTATGCGCTCGCAACCATGAAGTTCAGGGGCAAGTGGTTACTCGCAGGGATACTCATTGTTGGGCTGGTTGTTCCCTACGAGGGACTCATCATCCCGCTCTATTACCAGCTCGAAGGCATGGGCCTGCTCAACACCTACTGGGCGCTCATCCTCCCCCAGATCGCCACCTCGATTTCGCTTGGTGTGTTCTGGATGCGCACCTTCTTTATGAGCGTGCCAGCCTCGCTGCTTGAGGCGGCCCGCGTCGATGGCGCAAGCCGCTTTGGGGCGCTCATGAAGATCTACCTGCCCATCGCCTGGCCCGCCGTTGGCACACTGTCGGTGCTCATCTTCCTGTTCACCTGGAACGAGTTCCTGATGCCGCTCGTGCTGGTCTCGCAAAATCCAGATGTACAGACGGCCCCGCTGTCGCTGTCGTTCTTTGCTGGCAGCCAACGAACCACCGATCCGGCAGTGACTGCCGCCGCAGCCGTGATCGTCGCACTTCCCATTCTGATTGTTTATGTCTTCCTGCAGCGACGCTTCATCTCGGGCATCGTTGCGGGAGCAGTAAAGGAGTAA
- a CDS encoding 6-phosphogluconolactonase, translated as MTENVYVFDTDDDLGKHLAAQIADVMQEAEQAGAGFILGCPGGRTPRSTYANLACEIKERNLNLDRVVIAMMDDYVLADGDSWQHVPADVHYSCRRFAHVEIQAVLNEASESSSISDDRVWFPNPAAPAEYDQKLTAAGGIDFFLLASGAGDGHVAFNPPGSARDSRTRVVKLAEQTRIDNLKTFPEYGSLDDVPTHGVTVGIETIASLSKRAAMIAQGEGKRLAVARLSEATGYDPEWPATVYREIANAGLYVDRAAASSFTP; from the coding sequence ATGACCGAAAACGTGTACGTTTTTGACACCGACGACGACCTTGGCAAGCACCTCGCTGCCCAGATCGCGGATGTGATGCAGGAAGCAGAGCAGGCAGGGGCAGGGTTTATCCTTGGCTGCCCAGGAGGCCGCACGCCCCGAAGCACCTACGCGAACCTTGCCTGCGAAATCAAGGAGCGAAACCTCAACCTCGACCGCGTTGTGATCGCGATGATGGATGACTACGTTCTTGCCGATGGCGACTCCTGGCAGCATGTTCCCGCTGACGTTCACTACTCGTGCCGCCGCTTCGCCCACGTCGAGATTCAGGCTGTTCTCAACGAGGCGTCTGAGTCGTCGTCCATCAGCGACGACCGCGTCTGGTTCCCGAACCCGGCCGCACCGGCAGAATACGATCAGAAGCTCACAGCCGCTGGCGGCATCGACTTTTTCCTGCTCGCGAGCGGCGCTGGAGACGGTCACGTTGCGTTCAACCCTCCAGGATCGGCCCGCGATTCGCGCACACGCGTTGTCAAGCTCGCCGAACAGACGCGCATCGACAACCTCAAGACGTTCCCAGAGTATGGGTCTCTGGATGATGTGCCAACGCACGGTGTGACGGTCGGCATCGAAACCATAGCCTCGCTCTCGAAGCGGGCCGCAATGATCGCACAGGGCGAAGGCAAGCGATTGGCTGTCGCCCGCCTCAGTGAGGCAACCGGATACGACCCCGAGTGGCCCGCTACAGTGTATCGAGAGATTGCGAATGCCGGGCTGTACGTCGATCGTGCTGCAGCTTCATCCTTCACCCCCTAG
- a CDS encoding MFS transporter → MNLHPNHLITPRHNPVLAVLAVAFSTFLVVTSEMMPVGALTLIADDMDVSAGTAGMTLTITGLVAALACTLAPVLARQIDRRIIMVAFMLTLAAANVMTALAPNFAVLAVARVLLGIAMGMVWGLAAGLGGRLVPSHRIGTAMTVIFSGVSVASVVGVPLGTYVADVANWRVAFWLIAGLGTIAAMLLWLFLPALPATESAKLRTTFAAIRTPGVTCGLIITGLVVFGHFTGYTYVRPILESQFGLTTTTIAAALMMYGIAGLAGTFLFGPLAHRAPKAAVVLTVSGVTAATTLLAINVSAAAIAAFVTLALWGIAYGGISVSTQAWTASADPARVESSSALWSGLFNASIAMGSVTGGIVMDQAGEGLTLWFATSLSLVAVAFAVFTRPRPATGTRSVRRSRILPRSDSETQLEGKFFH, encoded by the coding sequence ATGAATCTTCACCCCAACCACCTGATCACCCCACGCCACAACCCCGTCCTCGCGGTTCTCGCAGTCGCGTTTTCGACGTTTCTGGTTGTGACTTCGGAGATGATGCCAGTCGGCGCACTCACACTAATTGCGGACGACATGGACGTCTCAGCGGGGACGGCAGGGATGACGCTCACGATTACCGGGCTCGTCGCAGCGCTTGCGTGCACGCTTGCCCCAGTGCTCGCCCGTCAGATCGACCGACGAATTATCATGGTCGCCTTCATGCTGACGCTCGCCGCCGCAAACGTCATGACCGCTCTTGCCCCAAACTTTGCTGTCCTCGCTGTGGCGAGAGTCCTATTAGGCATCGCGATGGGCATGGTTTGGGGTCTTGCCGCAGGGCTCGGTGGTCGCCTCGTTCCCAGTCACCGGATCGGAACAGCCATGACAGTGATCTTCTCCGGCGTATCAGTGGCGTCAGTGGTCGGCGTTCCCCTCGGCACCTATGTTGCGGATGTCGCAAATTGGCGGGTCGCTTTCTGGCTCATTGCCGGACTTGGCACAATCGCAGCCATGCTGCTCTGGTTGTTTCTTCCTGCGCTTCCCGCAACCGAGTCGGCCAAACTCAGGACAACATTTGCTGCGATCAGAACCCCTGGCGTCACCTGTGGTCTCATCATTACCGGCCTCGTCGTATTTGGACATTTCACCGGCTATACCTATGTTCGGCCAATCCTAGAATCACAATTCGGCCTGACCACCACCACGATCGCCGCGGCACTCATGATGTATGGGATTGCGGGGCTGGCAGGGACGTTTCTCTTTGGGCCGCTTGCCCACAGGGCACCAAAAGCCGCCGTTGTGTTGACCGTCAGTGGGGTTACGGCAGCCACGACCCTCCTCGCGATTAACGTATCCGCAGCGGCAATCGCTGCATTCGTGACGCTCGCACTGTGGGGTATCGCCTACGGGGGAATTTCGGTCTCGACACAAGCCTGGACTGCTTCCGCAGACCCAGCGAGAGTCGAGTCTTCTTCTGCACTCTGGTCAGGTCTCTTTAACGCCAGCATCGCGATGGGTTCGGTCACCGGCGGAATCGTCATGGATCAAGCAGGTGAGGGCCTGACCCTCTGGTTCGCAACGAGCCTCTCACTGGTTGCCGTGGCATTCGCCGTCTTCACGCGTCCACGCCCAGCGACAGGCACCCGAAGCGTTCGCCGGTCACGCATCCTGCCACGCTCAGACAGCGAGACTCAACTGGAGGGCAAATTCTTCCACTAA
- a CDS encoding SRPBCC family protein: MRRVEDIHSRRFASNPAAVGGQLETLSQPDDDFWVTDLVPPMVLDNGLQPGSVGGHGAVRYSVIEHEPGRSVVFRFDQRTGLRGTHRFVIEQDGDDIIVRHELEAELSGAMRLLWKPLVLPIHSGVIEDIFDHLERSAGHEPNRQHPTRAPMRWIARRMAALETRG, translated from the coding sequence ATGAGACGTGTTGAAGATATCCACAGTCGGCGCTTTGCCTCGAATCCCGCGGCGGTTGGTGGGCAACTTGAAACGCTCTCTCAGCCGGACGACGATTTTTGGGTGACCGACCTTGTGCCACCGATGGTCCTTGACAACGGGTTGCAGCCAGGTTCAGTCGGCGGGCATGGCGCGGTCAGATATAGCGTCATTGAGCACGAACCCGGAAGGAGCGTCGTTTTTCGATTCGACCAAAGGACCGGGCTGCGGGGTACGCATCGCTTCGTCATCGAGCAAGACGGCGATGACATCATCGTTCGGCACGAACTTGAAGCTGAGCTTTCCGGGGCCATGCGTCTGTTATGGAAGCCGCTCGTACTGCCGATTCACAGCGGTGTCATTGAGGATATCTTTGACCATTTGGAGCGCAGCGCAGGACACGAGCCGAATCGACAGCATCCAACACGTGCGCCGATGCGCTGGATCGCGCGCCGGATGGCAGCGTTGGAGACACGCGGTTAG